The Elaeis guineensis isolate ETL-2024a chromosome 12, EG11, whole genome shotgun sequence sequence AACTTGACACTTGTGAAACAAACACAGGTTCTAACCTTGAGGGTTTTTCTCCTATAGTTCTGTCGCTACCTGTTTTACTTGGGAAAGATCAGGACCATTCAGTTGGAATATACTGATGCCAAAGAAAGCCTTCTGCAAGCTGCTCGAAAGGCTCCTGTTGGTGCACGAGGTTTTCGAATCCAATGCAACAAGTGGGCTGTTATAGTCCGGTTACTTTTAGGAGAAATCCCTGAGAGAACTGTTTTTATGCAGAAAGGCATGAAGAAGGCTTTAACACCCTATTTTGAGCTTACAAATGTGAGATTGTCATTGTCAACTCAATTAACAGAAACCGTCACAGTTTATGTTTATAGTTTTAATATAACAATTTCCTGATATTAGGCTGTGCGAATTGGAGATCTGGAGCTGTTTAGGACTGTTGCGGAAAAATTTGCTGGCACTTTCAGTTCAGATAGAACCCGTAATTTGATTGTGAGGTTGCGCCATAACGTGATTCGAACTGGACTCCGCAACATTAGCATTTCCTATTCACGCATATCCTTGGCTGATGTTGCCAGAAAGTTGAGATTAGACTCTGATAATCCAGTGGCAGATGCTGAGAGCATTGTAGCCAAGGCCATCCGAGATGGAGCAATTGATGCTACAATTGATCATGCTAATGGATGGATGCTATCCAAAGAGACTGGTGATGTCTACTCTACAAATGAACCCCAGATTGCATTCAATTCGAGGATTGCCTTTTGCCTTAACATGCACAATGAAGCGGTTAGAGCGCTGAAGTTTCCTCCGAACTCCCACAGGGAGAAGGAAAGTGAAGAGAAGAGACGTGAGAgacagcagcaggagcaggagcttGCTAAACATATTGCAGAGGAGGATGATGATGAGTTTTGAGTGAGACTTGTTCCTTTCCTCTGGACTTCCTTATGCAAATTTTAGTTGAAGTAATCATGAGGACCAAAATGTACTTCAAGAATCAACATCACAATCATTTGTATCTTTATTACTAGTTTTTATCTTATAGTACTTATCAATGACCACCTGTTCACGGTTCTGTTTGAACAAATGGCTTGTTATCCCaactttctttttcttggttgAATTTGCTAGAATATTAGTTGTTGATGATATGGTTAATGGGATGTAATCCAGAATACTGCAGTGTAAGTCGAATTTTGTTGTTGGTGGCCAGAAGACATCTGAAGCTGCATTGACTATTACCCCTATGGGTACTAGTCTCTTGTATTGGATGAACAATATGCAAGCAAAGAAACTGAATAATTTCAAcgaaaaataaaatcagatcaaattcaaCTGTGCGCCCACCAGTTGTTTTGTTTGTCTGCTTTACAGGTAGCTTGAAATAATGGTGTGCATGGATTGGCAGCTATTAGAGTGTATCTACGACTAACTGATCTCGATCGAGCTCATCAAGCGCTTCTTTCCTTCTACAGCTTGGAAGCTCTAGTGGAGATTAAGTCAATGCGGCAGAACCGTGTGAAACGATCAACTGATGCTTCAATGCTACTTGACTAGGGCTTCAAATCATTGTGTACGAGTCAACCTTTTCAGCTGGCTATGACTTTGGACGTGGTTTATGGAATTAATATTGCAATGTGGGATTGAAGAACGTGTCCTCTCTTGTTGCTTGTACCAAGATAGTGGTTGGTATCTCTGATTTTAAATCATTTACAGGTGACTTATGGACTACGAGAAGCATAAAAACAAGGGGTAGCTGTACCTTCGACTCCACATTATGCATGCGTAATTTGAAGTGGTTTTCTAGGAGTGGACTGCAAGTGTTCTGTTTCTTAGGTACTGAGCACAGTTTTGTAGATTTTACATTACAGAAGTTATTTAAAATGCAACACAGTCCTTTGGTCGTGAAACAACTTTGACACCCTTGATTTGTTTTCATTCTACGTAACATGACCAAATGACCAAGTATTTAAAGAGAGGAACTGGAATAATTATCTGAATTCAACTTTAGCTTTGACCTTGATAGCATATCAGGGATCGACGTCTGAAAATTTGTTTCTTTAAGCTTGCGTCACGTTGGATCGTGTCGTTGGGCAGAGAAAGTTCTCCTATGGGATTATTCAATGACAAAATATATTCCAAGCAATAAATGCTATGCCCAAATTGAAATTTAAGAATTGCAAATTCTGAGGTTTCAAACATAAGTTGCAATATCTGGGTCTTAGTTTGTATTCTCTTTACCCTTGGCCTCTGACCAAGaagttcttttccttcttttcttctttcttatttcTCTCTGTGATCCTTTtcttatttaataataaattcaGGTGGCTTTGGCCTCCtgttttcctcaaaaaaaaaaaaaaaaaaaaaaaaaaagggggtagaaatgaaataaaaagataTTGTAGTCTTCTACTGAGCCTTGTTTCTTCATCAAACACCTGGTTGACAGATATTATTTGCTTATTACAATACCTGAAGCGACAACTTCCCTGTTGAGAAGTAATCATTCTAAAATTCTCGTCCTTTTGTCATTGACTTTATCATGAAACGTGAAGAGGCAAGTGGTTTTACATTTTATGTATGGGAAGAAGAAGGCTTAAATGGTCGAAGACCCATGTGCTGACTGTGACTTAGAATACACTTCAAAGAAAGTTGGTAGATACCTCTGCAAATTATAGTAATAACCGATACATAATATGGAAGACAGATAActaatatatgaattattcaagaaAAAACTTAGATGTTCTAAACTATATGCCAATTTACATTCCTGAAT is a genomic window containing:
- the LOC105055128 gene encoding probable 26S proteasome non-ATPase regulatory subunit 3, which gives rise to MTQEVEMVEHQAAAAAAPTSSVSSATASSTLQHLKEIAALIESGAYAKEVRRIVRAVRLTMMLRRKLRAPVIASFLNFVLPPVSEAHSRLSSYLPKEDEHDMDVDTASSAGQVPFKYSLPELEIYCYVLVLIFLIDQKRYEEAKACSSASIARLKNMNRRTVDILASRLYFYYSYSYELTNSLAEIRGTLLALHRMATLRHDELGQETLLNLLLRNYLHYNLYDQSEKLRSKAPRFEAHSNQQFCRYLFYLGKIRTIQLEYTDAKESLLQAARKAPVGARGFRIQCNKWAVIVRLLLGEIPERTVFMQKGMKKALTPYFELTNAVRIGDLELFRTVAEKFAGTFSSDRTRNLIVRLRHNVIRTGLRNISISYSRISLADVARKLRLDSDNPVADAESIVAKAIRDGAIDATIDHANGWMLSKETGDVYSTNEPQIAFNSRIAFCLNMHNEAVRALKFPPNSHREKESEEKRRERQQQEQELAKHIAEEDDDEF